The following proteins are co-located in the Gloeocapsa sp. PCC 7428 genome:
- a CDS encoding glycosyltransferase family 39 protein: MRDRFHWNFSKFDYRRNSKVDWFWILALLLAAGLVYSINLGGLPLRDWDEGTVAQVAREIWRDEDSLRWLHPTLGGAPYLNKPPLVHWLIAGAYSIGGVNEWTSRLPGAMLSAISVPLLYCVGREIFPRRSPAIFSALVYLTLLPMVRHGRLAMLDGAVVCFFLLMMLCVLRSRRNLRYCLGIGIGFGLICLTKGIIGLLLLAIALLFLFWDTPRLLTSFYLWLGILIGAVPVVGWYAAQWFEYGNTFTDTGIMTQSLSRIWASVENHAGPPWYYLLEILKYSFPWLIFLPQGLRKAWENRNWSWAKLILIWSGFYLLAISVMQTKLPWYVLPIYPAVSLAVGAQLADYWHLSKASYPRSIIVCLGILALVATLGSFYFSPWSPAQDGAIQMILAAVAGTMILANILARRGDRQFLIILIWGMYVALVLFMTSRHWVWELVEAYPVKPVAAMIQKATPPGQIVYTSFPYGRPSLNFYSDRQVIPAATNELQRQWQQNPQSYFLLDTSTLKALQLPSAQHLGSTQGWTLVTKNGSVGSVGSGRVGEI; this comes from the coding sequence ATGCGCGATCGCTTCCATTGGAATTTTTCAAAATTTGATTACCGCCGCAATAGTAAGGTTGATTGGTTTTGGATATTAGCGTTGTTGTTAGCTGCTGGGCTAGTTTACAGCATTAATCTAGGAGGATTACCTTTACGCGATTGGGATGAAGGTACTGTCGCCCAAGTTGCGCGTGAAATTTGGCGCGATGAAGATTCATTGCGGTGGCTACATCCTACCCTCGGAGGCGCACCTTATCTCAATAAGCCACCGTTAGTCCATTGGTTAATCGCTGGGGCGTACTCGATAGGTGGTGTCAATGAGTGGACATCGCGTTTACCAGGGGCGATGCTGAGTGCAATTTCTGTACCTCTACTGTATTGCGTCGGGCGGGAAATTTTTCCCAGGCGATCGCCTGCGATTTTTTCGGCATTAGTTTATCTCACACTGCTACCGATGGTGCGTCATGGGCGACTCGCGATGTTAGATGGCGCGGTGGTATGTTTTTTTCTGTTAATGATGTTGTGCGTATTGCGATCGCGTCGCAATCTGCGCTATTGCTTGGGCATTGGAATTGGGTTTGGGTTAATTTGCCTCACAAAAGGAATTATTGGATTATTACTGCTGGCGATCGCGCTATTGTTTTTGTTTTGGGATACGCCGCGACTACTGACTAGCTTTTATCTTTGGCTTGGTATCTTGATAGGGGCTGTACCTGTCGTAGGGTGGTATGCGGCTCAATGGTTCGAGTACGGCAATACTTTTACCGATACAGGCATTATGACGCAATCGCTAAGCCGAATTTGGGCAAGTGTAGAAAATCACGCGGGACCACCTTGGTATTATTTACTAGAAATATTAAAGTACAGCTTTCCTTGGTTAATTTTTTTACCGCAAGGTTTACGCAAAGCATGGGAAAATCGCAACTGGAGTTGGGCAAAGCTGATTCTTATTTGGAGTGGTTTTTATCTATTAGCAATTTCAGTAATGCAAACCAAACTTCCTTGGTACGTTTTGCCGATATATCCAGCCGTTTCTTTAGCTGTGGGAGCGCAGTTAGCCGATTATTGGCATTTATCTAAAGCATCCTATCCGCGTTCAATCATTGTCTGTTTGGGGATACTCGCGCTTGTCGCAACGCTGGGAAGTTTCTACTTTAGCCCTTGGAGTCCTGCACAAGATGGTGCAATCCAAATGATTTTAGCCGCAGTCGCAGGTACAATGATTTTGGCAAATATTCTAGCGCGGCGCGGCGATCGCCAGTTTTTAATCATTTTAATTTGGGGAATGTATGTCGCGCTTGTACTGTTTATGACCTCGCGCCACTGGGTTTGGGAACTCGTCGAAGCTTACCCAGTTAAACCCGTTGCGGCGATGATTCAAAAGGCTACACCCCCAGGACAGATCGTGTACACATCTTTTCCTTACGGTCGTCCTTCATTAAATTTTTATAGCGATCGCCAAGTTATTCCTGCTGCAACCAACGAACTTCAGCGTCAATGGCAACAAAACCCTCAATCCTATTTTCTCTTAGATACCTCAACGCTTAAAGCTCTCCAACTTCCATCCGCACAGCACTTAGGAAGTACCCAAGGTTGGACGCTAGTTACGAAGAATGGGAGTGTGGGAAGTGTGGGAAGTGGGCGTGTGGGAGAGATTTGA
- the pyrR gene encoding bifunctional pyr operon transcriptional regulator/uracil phosphoribosyltransferase PyrR produces the protein MPAKVVEILSAEEIRRTMTRLASQVVERSRDLSQLVILGIYTRGAFLADLLARQIEVLEGVTVPVGALDITFYRDDLDQIGVRTPAKTEIPFDLTGKTVLLVDDVIYKGRTVRAALNAVNDYGRPAAIWLAVLVDRGHRELPIHPDFTGKQLPTAKEEQIKVYLQDFDGRDAVELIGN, from the coding sequence ATGCCTGCTAAAGTTGTTGAAATTCTTTCTGCTGAAGAGATCCGCCGTACTATGACACGTCTTGCTTCCCAAGTCGTCGAAAGATCGCGGGATTTGTCACAACTCGTCATTTTAGGTATTTATACTAGAGGGGCATTTTTAGCAGATCTATTGGCGCGCCAAATTGAGGTGCTTGAGGGCGTAACCGTTCCTGTGGGGGCGTTGGATATTACATTTTACCGCGACGATTTGGATCAAATAGGCGTACGAACTCCAGCCAAAACAGAAATTCCCTTTGACTTAACAGGTAAGACTGTTTTACTTGTCGATGACGTGATTTATAAAGGGCGCACTGTACGCGCGGCTTTGAATGCTGTTAATGATTATGGTAGACCTGCGGCGATTTGGCTAGCGGTATTAGTCGATCGCGGTCATCGCGAGTTACCGATTCACCCTGATTTTACGGGTAAACAGCTACCTACTGCCAAAGAAGAACAAATTAAAGTGTATTTACAAGATTTTGACGGACGCGATGCGGTGGAATTAATCGGTAATTAA
- a CDS encoding AbrB-like transcriptional regulator — MSKKKKIEPLTGEELLQKVKELENLSKEEKAKACGYYTVTKNGIERVNMMKFLNALIDAEGIELDSTANANGRGGRSASYRISVQSNGNLLIGSAYTKQMGLKPGDEFEITLGRKHIRLKQLDEDGELDEVEVAS; from the coding sequence ATGAGTAAAAAGAAAAAAATCGAGCCACTAACTGGTGAAGAACTCCTTCAAAAAGTTAAGGAGCTAGAAAACCTAAGTAAAGAAGAAAAGGCTAAAGCCTGCGGTTATTACACCGTTACAAAAAATGGCATTGAGCGCGTAAACATGATGAAATTTCTTAATGCCTTAATTGATGCAGAGGGCATTGAGTTAGATAGTACAGCAAACGCCAATGGACGTGGCGGACGTAGTGCTAGCTATCGCATTAGCGTGCAGTCAAATGGCAACTTATTAATAGGTTCTGCTTATACAAAACAAATGGGTTTGAAGCCAGGCGATGAATTTGAAATTACGTTAGGACGTAAGCATATTCGGTTGAAGCAGCTTGATGAAGACGGCGAACTAGATGAAGTCGAAGTTGCCTCGTAA
- a CDS encoding chloride channel protein, whose translation MTALSPQSPEEAPSPSAELRKVIVPALSTPSTGLTHLLNRFQLSPESVVLLLAVLIGGSTGLGVVIFHILIEQIHHLLLQDLMGVISRWGAWTLACVPLLGGLVIGLMRGAQQDFGPGLSSLIAATQASHTQNVTRQELQPIIKMLAAAVSLGSGASLGPEGPSVEIGANFSLRLGQLLQMSQERRRLLLGAGAAAGLAAGFNAPIAGVFFALEVVLGTTFATSAVSVVLLAAVVAALIAQIGLGGQPAFTLPVYEVRSPLEFPLYVGLGLGASLVSITYTQSLQLLRACFQGEIPGFAWLAKIPLAIHPLIGGACVGLVALQYPQVLGIGYETIEAMLQDVEFSLQLLVVLLVVKLVVTAISLGSGLVGGVFAPAMFLGASLGAAYAKILAIFPGISPYMAAPPAYAMVGMAAVLAASARAPLTAILLLFELTRDYRIVLPLMAAVGLSVWLVESMKPAVASDTHLQQLNLNVETDREQEILQQISVAEAMHQSPLILSATLSIWEAGVSMTRDRRRSALVINEANQLVGIVTLDDISRAISLGEQSGISASNSTLMHSSKADVSKHNLPSSQLIDICTTELLYTYPDELLSEALARMAARGLHQLPVVERNNHEQIIGLLERDQIGLTCNLELMRQALRQLPSPKHDELTLTSL comes from the coding sequence ATGACTGCCCTTTCTCCCCAATCCCCAGAGGAGGCACCAAGTCCCTCTGCTGAGTTAAGGAAGGTGATAGTACCTGCGCTGTCAACACCTTCTACGGGTTTAACTCATTTGCTGAACCGTTTTCAGCTATCTCCTGAAAGCGTTGTGCTCCTTTTAGCTGTCCTGATCGGCGGTAGCACTGGTTTAGGTGTCGTTATTTTTCATATTTTGATCGAGCAGATCCACCATCTCTTGCTACAAGATTTGATGGGAGTAATTTCGCGGTGGGGAGCTTGGACGCTAGCGTGTGTCCCCCTTTTAGGTGGGTTAGTCATCGGCTTAATGCGCGGTGCCCAGCAAGATTTTGGTCCTGGACTTTCTTCTTTAATTGCAGCAACACAAGCTAGTCATACACAAAACGTCACGCGTCAAGAATTACAACCTATTATTAAGATGCTCGCGGCAGCGGTATCGCTAGGAAGTGGGGCTTCTTTAGGACCAGAAGGACCAAGCGTTGAGATTGGTGCTAATTTTAGTTTACGGCTGGGTCAACTGCTGCAAATGTCGCAAGAACGACGCCGCTTGTTATTAGGGGCTGGCGCAGCGGCAGGTTTAGCCGCAGGGTTTAATGCTCCGATCGCAGGTGTATTTTTTGCGCTAGAAGTTGTGTTGGGAACGACGTTTGCAACTTCTGCTGTGAGTGTAGTGCTACTCGCCGCAGTCGTCGCCGCGTTAATTGCCCAAATTGGCTTGGGAGGGCAACCGGCTTTTACTTTACCAGTGTATGAAGTCCGCAGTCCGCTCGAATTTCCGCTTTATGTTGGTTTGGGCTTAGGTGCGAGTTTGGTTTCAATTACTTACACGCAATCTTTACAGCTATTACGCGCCTGCTTTCAGGGAGAAATTCCTGGCTTCGCTTGGTTAGCAAAAATTCCCTTAGCAATTCATCCGCTTATTGGCGGTGCTTGTGTTGGTTTAGTCGCACTACAGTACCCGCAAGTTTTGGGAATTGGCTATGAGACTATCGAAGCGATGTTGCAAGATGTGGAGTTTTCTTTGCAATTACTTGTTGTGTTGTTGGTAGTCAAACTCGTCGTCACCGCAATCAGCTTGGGGAGTGGTTTAGTTGGCGGTGTCTTCGCTCCAGCAATGTTTCTTGGTGCTTCGTTAGGAGCAGCTTATGCTAAAATTCTGGCAATTTTTCCAGGCATAAGTCCCTATATGGCTGCGCCTCCTGCTTATGCGATGGTCGGTATGGCAGCGGTGCTTGCAGCAAGTGCGCGCGCGCCTTTGACCGCAATTTTACTATTATTTGAACTGACAAGAGATTATCGCATTGTGTTGCCATTGATGGCAGCAGTTGGTTTAAGTGTCTGGCTCGTTGAGAGCATGAAACCCGCTGTCGCTTCTGATACGCATTTACAGCAGTTAAACTTGAATGTCGAGACAGATCGCGAACAAGAAATTTTACAGCAAATCTCTGTCGCTGAGGCGATGCATCAGTCTCCACTGATATTATCTGCTACGCTGTCGATTTGGGAGGCAGGTGTGTCTATGACGCGCGATCGCCGCCGGAGTGCTTTAGTCATCAATGAAGCTAATCAATTAGTTGGTATCGTTACTTTAGACGATATTTCCCGCGCAATTTCCCTGGGGGAACAATCCGGAATAAGTGCTAGTAACTCAACTTTAATGCATTCCTCAAAGGCAGATGTAAGCAAACATAATTTGCCTTCATCTCAACTTATTGATATTTGCACTACCGAGCTACTTTACACTTATCCCGATGAGCTTTTATCTGAAGCTTTAGCGCGGATGGCAGCACGTGGTTTACATCAGTTACCTGTGGTTGAACGAAACAACCACGAACAGATTATCGGCTTACTCGAACGCGACCAGATTGGATTAACTTGCAATCTTGAGTTGATGCGTCAAGCACTACGACAATTACCATCGCCGAAACATGATGAATTGACGCTAACTAGTTTGTAG
- a CDS encoding Rrf2 family transcriptional regulator, whose translation MKLTTRGHYSVKALLDLSLQPKNRPASVKAIAQRQDIPAPYLEKLLIEMRRAGLVESMRGVQGGYKLARSPAQISLGQILESVGETIEPLPHHNPTPTQAEDWVTFTLWQRLHQKLKEALYTITLADLYYDARSWQAAQGEATSFVV comes from the coding sequence ATGAAGCTAACAACTCGCGGACACTACAGTGTAAAAGCATTGCTCGATTTGAGCTTACAGCCAAAGAATAGACCTGCATCAGTAAAAGCGATCGCGCAACGTCAAGATATCCCAGCGCCTTACTTGGAAAAATTGCTCATTGAAATGCGTCGTGCAGGATTAGTCGAATCGATGCGTGGCGTTCAAGGTGGATACAAATTAGCGCGATCGCCTGCACAAATATCTTTAGGGCAAATCCTAGAATCTGTTGGCGAAACAATTGAACCTTTACCGCATCATAACCCCACACCAACTCAAGCCGAAGACTGGGTGACGTTCACATTGTGGCAGCGGTTACACCAGAAATTGAAAGAGGCACTTTATACGATCACGCTTGCAGACCTTTACTATGATGCGCGCAGTTGGCAAGCCGCGCAAGGCGAAGCAACAAGTTTTGTTGTTTAG
- the cbiB gene encoding adenosylcobinamide-phosphate synthase CbiB, whose product MLLLSSISLTIHTHSLIVLVFAAFLDYLIGDPWGFPHPVRVMGWVISQFNKIVWKHFDSSSTQRLAGIVLGIGLTTSSGLIGWLLVQAAKFIHPSLGIIVESILLASCFAARSLRLAAQEVLQPLSKGKIQQARASLSKYVGRDTENLSETEILRAVLETVTENATDGVMAPLFYAIAGSFIPLIGGVPVALAYKAASTLDSMVGYREAPYTYLGWFSARLEDALTWLPCRLTVLTLAILSRKPRSVWRICRRDAVKDPSPNSGWSECAYAAVLGVQVGGTNYYRGVAKHKPFLGDNIHPMTSGKVYQALQLTRYCFLIWLGVAALLLFKS is encoded by the coding sequence GTGTTATTACTTTCATCCATTTCCTTAACTATTCATACTCATTCACTGATTGTTTTAGTTTTTGCTGCGTTTTTAGATTACCTGATTGGCGATCCTTGGGGTTTTCCGCATCCGGTGCGCGTGATGGGGTGGGTAATATCGCAGTTTAATAAAATTGTTTGGAAACACTTTGATAGTTCATCCACACAGCGGTTAGCTGGTATTGTTTTAGGTATCGGCTTAACGACTAGTAGTGGTTTAATAGGGTGGTTGCTCGTACAAGCGGCTAAGTTCATTCATCCCAGTTTAGGAATTATTGTCGAAAGTATACTCTTAGCAAGTTGCTTTGCTGCAAGAAGCCTAAGACTCGCTGCACAAGAAGTTTTGCAGCCACTTAGCAAAGGGAAAATTCAACAAGCGCGTGCTAGCCTTAGTAAATATGTTGGTAGAGATACAGAAAATCTTTCTGAGACGGAAATTTTGCGCGCCGTTTTAGAAACTGTAACCGAAAATGCTACCGATGGCGTGATGGCACCTTTATTTTATGCGATCGCTGGTTCTTTTATACCGTTGATTGGAGGTGTTCCGGTTGCTTTAGCTTACAAAGCAGCAAGTACCTTAGATTCGATGGTGGGCTATCGCGAAGCACCTTATACTTACCTAGGTTGGTTTAGCGCGCGTTTGGAAGATGCCTTAACGTGGCTGCCGTGTCGCCTAACCGTTCTGACTTTGGCAATTCTATCACGTAAACCGCGCTCTGTTTGGCGAATTTGCCGTCGAGATGCGGTAAAAGATCCTAGCCCTAATTCGGGTTGGAGTGAATGCGCATATGCGGCTGTACTTGGCGTACAAGTGGGAGGAACAAACTATTATCGAGGAGTGGCAAAACACAAGCCCTTCCTTGGAGATAATATTCATCCGATGACTTCAGGCAAAGTTTACCAAGCATTACAATTGACGCGATATTGCTTTTTAATTTGGCTAGGAGTTGCAGCTTTGCTTTTGTTTAAATCTTAA